From the genome of Alkalihalobacillus sp. TS-13:
TATGTTTCCGCAGAGCGATACCCATCTATAACAACATGTATCTATGAAGACCTAAAGCTTACCCATAAGCAAGTCATTGCGCTTCGATTTGCTTCAGATGAGAAATACCTGGATCTGGTTGAACGTGCAAGATCAGAAAACCTTTCACCAGATGAAATTAAAAAGACGGTTCAGCATTGGCGCGCCGACCATCATCGCGTAAAAGGTGCACAAAAAAAGACGGTTCTTCTGCTTCGGTCAGGAAGCAGGAGAACCGTCCCCAAATCAAATGACCCCTGTTGAATACAATAACACAAGCGCGATAAGTACTGGAGAGACGAAACGTAAGGAGAAGATCCAAAGTTTACCCCAAACGCTGCCTTCGCCAAATCCTCCGATTTCAAGCGATTTCTGCTTGCCAAGCGCCCATCCTGCAAACAGAGCGATGAACATACCGCCTAATGGCAAGAGGATGTAAGAAGCTAAGAAATCGACGGCATCGAAGAATACTTTACCGAAGATCGTGAATTCGCCCCATGCGCCCAATGAAAGGGAGGAAGGGATTCCGAATAAGAAAATGATCGTTCCGAGAATCCATGTTGCCTTTTTACGGGTCCATTCGAATTTCCGCATGAAGTACGCAACCGGAACTTCCAAAATCGAAATGGCAGACGTAAGTGCCGCTACAGAAATCAGTAAGAAGAACAAGACAGCAAAGAACTGTCCGAATGGCATCAACTCAAAGACTGCTGGAAGCGTGATGAAGATCAGTCCAGGTCCTGCTCCTGGATCCATTCCGAATGCGAAAAGGGCAGGGAAGATTGCTAATCCTGCTAATAAAGCAAAACCAGTATCAGCTAAGCTGACCCCAGTCGCTGCCGTAGGAAGTTTGACATTTTTCGGTACATAGCTTCCATAAGTGATCATCGTCCCCATCCCTAAACTTAGGGAGAAGAAGGCGTGGCCTAAAGCGACGAGAATGGCTTCTCCACTGAGCGCTGAGAAGTCTGGGGAGAAGAGGAACGCGACCCCTTCGCCTGCACCAGGCAGTGTTACACCACGAATGACTAAGATAAGCAAGAGAACGCCTAAGGTAGGCATCAAGATTTTATTCCATTTCTCAATACCTTCTTTTATCCCTTTCACAACAACAATGATAACGATCGCCATGAATAAGGTCTGCCATAAAATCGGACTAAGTGCGTTTCCGATGAATCCACCGAAGTGATCCCCCATCTGCTCAGCAGGAACAGAGAGAAGGTCTCCGCTCATTGCTTTTGTCGTATACGATAAAGACCATCCCGCAACGACGCCATAGAATGATAGGATCAGGAATGCCGCCATGACCCCGAAAATCCCTGTCACATACCATGGTTTACCAGGCGTCAGCTCCTGGAAGGAACCGACTGCATCCTTCTGCGTCTTTCGCCCAACCGCAAATTCAGCGAGCATGACGGGTATTCCGATTACAGCGATACAAATCAAATAAACGATGATAAAGGCTGCTCCACCATATTCCCCCGTAATATAAGGGAACTTCCAAATGTTACCCAAACCGATTGCGGAACCCATTGCCGCCAACATGAACCCTGTACGCGATTTCCACTGCTCACGCGCTTGTTGCTCTAACCCCTGACTCATTTGACAATCCTCCTTTTTCTCTTTTACTTAAATGTCAGAAAAATAACAAAATTTCTTCATTTATGGAAATAATATTATACAAGCACACAGACTATTCCTGCTTTAGAGGAAAAAAATAGTCGAAATTTGGACGATTTGGGGAAGATTCTCGTGCTTCCTTCTCATTTTTTCAATCCGAATGTGTTGAAGGACTAGTCCTCTTTTGGGGAAAATGGACGGAATTTGCGAGAGGGCCATCATGGCGTATAATGGAAATATCATCCTGAAAGGTCAATAATGTCTTTTTTCTATACATAACTAAATGGGGGTACCTTATGCAAAATGAAACGATGGTGGATGTAAAAGGGCTGGTGAAACGCTATGGTTCTTTTGTTGCGGTGAACGGAGTGGCATTCCAGGTTCATAAAGGAGAAATTTTCGGTTTGCTTGGACCGAATGGGGCTGGGAAGACGACAACGATCGAAATGCTGGTCGGTCTGAGAAAGCCTGATGAAGGAACGGCGACACTAGCAGGCTATGATGTTCGAAAACAAGTGAATCAAGTCAAAGAGGTCATTGGTGTACAGCTCCAATCCACCTCTTTATTTGAACTATTAAAAGTAGAAGAGATTCTACACTTATATGCAAGCTTTTACCCGACTCATGTAGACATCCCGCAATTGATCAGCGATATGCTTTTAACGGAAAAGCAGAATGATAGAATCAAAAGCCTCTCCGGGGGACAAAAGCAACGCTTGGCGATTGCACTGGCACTGATTCATGATCCGGAAATTGTTTTTCTTGATGAGCCTACAACTGGACTCGATCCGCAAGCTAGAAGAACGTTATGGGATATTGTCTTGCGTTTGAAGGAGCGGGGGAAAACGGTCATCCTCTCCACACATTATATGGATGAAGCCCATGTGCTCTGCGACCGGATCGGCATCATGGATCAAGGAGAACTGATCGCACTCGACACACCTACTAATCTCGTAAAAAAATTGCAGTCAACGAGCACTGTTGAATTCCGGTTGACCAATCCTCCTGAACGAAAGTGGTTCATGGAAATGGATGGCGTCGAAGAAGTATCCATCAAGGATACCTTCGTACAGCTCTATACGGACGACCTTCAGCTCGCGCTAACATCCTTGATCCAAGTATCTTCAGAACACAATCTGAATATTGAGGATCTGCAAACGCGGACTGCGACATTGGAAGATGTCTTCATACATATGACAGGAAGGAGCCTCAGAGAATCATGAGAGCATACTGGCAGTTAACGTTAGCACAACTCCGTATTTTTGCCCGAAATAAACAAGTCTTGTTCTTCACGTTACTCTTTCCGGTCATTTTAATGCTCGCGCTTGGATCCTTTGTCGGTAGTGGGAATTCACTGTCTTTAACAGCAGGAATCGTTGACCTGGATCAAACGGAAGGATCGAAAACCTTAAAAGACTTGTTTGATAAAAATGAAGGAATCGAAACGACTTCTTATGAAAAAGTTCAAGCCGGAAAAGAAGCTGTCGAAAATGGGGATATCCAGCTACTCATTGCCATCCCTAAAGGCTATGAAGCAAGCTTGAAGGATCAAAATCAAACTTTTTCGATACCGGTCTATTACAATGAGAAAAACCTCTCAACCTCTGAGCTAGGGCTCACGGTCGTGAACGGAATCATTGATCAATATAGCAAAAAGTTGGTCGATTATAAGCCATTAGTAACCGTCAAAAAGGTGGGGATCGAGTCACTCAACATCCGATACATCGATTTCCTCGTGCCTGGAATTGTCGCAATGATGATTATGAACAACAACATGAATGGCGTGGCTGGCCAAATTTCAGCCTGGCGTGAACGCGGCATTTTACGAAGAATGCAAGGGACGAGATTGAAAGCCTCCACTTTTATCGCAGCCCAGATCACCGCGCGTTTACTTTTGAATGGAACACAAGCTTTGCTCGTCGTTTTGATCGCAGACCTAATCTTCAATATTAATGTAGTCGGTTCCTGGCTGGCAGTCATCTTTTTTATCACACTGGGAACGCTCGCCTTCATGGCGGTCGGTTTCATTATCGCAGGCATTGCGAAAAATCCGGAAAGTGCTGGTCCAATTGCCGGGTTTGCATCTTTTCCAATGTTGTTCCTTGGGGGCGTATTCTTCCCGATCAGCAACATGCCCGATTGGATCCAACCGATTGTCAAAATCCTGCCGATTGCACATCTTAGCTCCGCTCTAAGAGAAACAATGAACATCGGTACACCAATCTTACAATTAGGTATAGAAACCCTGATCCTCGGCGCCTGGCTTATCGGAGGATTCGCACTCGCAAGCTATGTGTTTAAGTGGGAATAAAGTTGGGGGCGGTTCTCGTGCTTCCTGAGCAAAGCACCCTTCTCATTTTTAATTTTATGGATCCGAATGTGTTAGAGTAGATGAAAATGGTAAAGGTAACACTAAAGACGATTATTCATGTAAGAAAACAGGATACATAAGACAAACAAGAAGGAGAGAATGAACATGACTAAACCAGGATGGAACTTGGACAACAGCTATGCACGTCTCCCAAAAGATCTATACTCAAAGATTGAACCATTACCGGTACGCGCTCCAGAATTGGTCAAGCTGAATGAATCATTAGCAGAAGAACTCGGCCTAAATGTTGAAGATCTTAAAAGTGAGGAGGGAGTTGCCGTTCTTGCAGGCAACGAAACGCCAGAAGGTGCATTTCCTCTTGCTCAAGCCTATGCAGGGCACCAATTCGGGAATTTTACGATGCTCGGTGATGGCCGGGCGATGCTGATCGGCGAACAGAACACGCCTGATGGTGATCGTGTCGATATTCAGCTGAAAGGTTCAGGCAGGACGCCATATTCCCGGGGTGGCGACGGTCGGGCGGCACTTGGACCGATGCTGCGCGAATATATCATCAGTGAAGCGATGCATGCGCTAAGGATTCCAAGCACCCGAAGTCTTGCAGTTGTGACAACCGGAGGGCAGATCATTCGTGAAAAACAACTGCCTGGTGCAATCCTTACCCGAGTGGCGTCCAGTCATATTCGAGTCGGTACCTTTCAATATGTGAGAGGAAGGGGAAACGATGAAGACCTTCGGGCGCTCGCTGACTATACAATCGACCGCCATTACCCGTATCTAAAAGATAAAGGTGAGGACCGCTACCTGATTTTATTGAAGGAAGTAATGAAGCGTCAGGCTGAATTGATCGCAAAATGGCAGCTCGTCGGCTTCATTCATGGGGTGATGAACACCGATAACATGACGCTTAGCGGCGAGACAATCGACTATGGACCATGCGCATTCATGGATACGTTCGATGCTGCAACTGTATTCAGTTCAATCGATACTCAGGGTCGATATGCTTATCGCAATCAACCAGCGATCGGTGCATGGAATCTGGCACGGCTTGCAGAAACGCTACTGCCACTCCTTCACGAAGAGCAAGATGAGGCGGTTAAACTTGCGGAAAATGAAATCGGAAAATTTTCTGGTTTTTACAATGCCTACTGGCTTTCTGGAATGCGAGGAAAACTCGGAATTTTCAACGAGGAAGCAGAGGATGAATCCTTATTTGAAGACCTGCTAAAACTCATGCAGGAACATGAAGCTGACTATACGAATACATTCCGAGCATTGACGTTTGATAACCTGGATGATTCAGATCTGTTTAAAGCGGAGAAATTTACCCAGTGGCATAAGCACTGGCAGGAAAGACTCGAAAGACAAGAGGAATCGAAAGACCAGGCCTATCAACTAATGAAGGACAATAATCCAGCCCTGATTCCACGGAATCACCGAGTGGAAGAAGCACTAGAAGCAGCGGTGGAAAGAGGCGACTACAGTGTTATGGAGAGGTTACTGAACGCATTATCAAATCCATACGCATATACTCCAGAACAGGAAGAATATTGTGCACAACCACCGAAAACAGATCGACCATATGTAACGTATTGTGGGACATAATACACTAGTATTTGGCTTCTTACTAAAATCACCATATGACAAAATATAAATCATAAAAAAGCATATTTTTTCCCTATGGATTTTAAATGTAAATAAAGCAAATTGATCAACGGTTCATGAACCGTTGATCAATTTGTTTAGACTACTAAAGTTATAAATTTGTATTAGCCTTATCAATAATTCCCATATCTTTTAACTTTACAACAGTTTCTGATGGAATTTCATAAGTATAAGGATTACCATCTTTTCTATACATGAAACCATCGGTTGCTAATTCTTTACATCTCCAAGCAACAAATTGATGCGTTCTATCAATTTCTTCTGCAATCATACTTGCTGTAATTTTTGTGGAAGGATTGTTGATATTAAACAAATGTATTGCTTGTAGTATTTCTATTTCATCTTTAGTCCAAATAGCATGTTCAATTTCTAATTCAACAAGTCTTAACAATTCTTCGCTATATTTTACCTGACATCTACCATCCTCACAAGACATACATTTCATTTTAAATCTTTCAAAAATATCTAAATCATCAATAGAATACTTTGCATTACAATTTTTGCATACGATTTGTTTACTTTCTTTTAAATTTTCTAATATAAATGAAGTATAATCAAATGCTCGTTGTTGATAAAATTTTGAATCTTTAATTTCTGGTTTTCCATAAAGAATTTTTTCATAGACACATAATCCATAATCGAAGGCATAGAGATAGTTTGTATTATTTTTAACGCTTTTTTGATCTCTACCTTTTGCTGCTAACTCATTAACCTTATGGATAAAACCATTAAATTCTAAAGAAGCTAACATGTTATCTAAATCAGGTTGAGTTAAAAAATGACTTGTTGGTACCACTAATAAATCAGAGAAGTATGAATTATCAAGGTTCTTTAATTCGTATTTATTTTCTTGAGCATGTTGTACTAATGAAGTAAGTAAATTTTCTTGTACATGAATATCTACCTTATCATCAAAAACACCTTTAGAATGCTTGTTTTTACTAAAATAACTGGCTGTGTGATCCAAGTAGTATTTTTCACTTGCAAGTTCAATAGCAGACCGATTTATCTTTTTTCCTTGAGATATATTTGACAACCAGCAGTTATAAAGTATGTGTCCTAATACCCGAACAATGTTCATAGAACTATGGAATAATAGTTTATAGTATTCCGCTATTGAAAGTGATTTGGTATCAAAGAATTCTTCTACACTTGTATTACAATAATGATTTATTCTATTTTCAATAATCCTTTGTGTATATGTGGTTGCAGCTTTTTCAGTACTGCTAATATTGTCTTTTCTATATATATTAAACATATCTATATTTATTAAATCGTATTTTCCAGAGTCTAAATCACCAAAATATGTTCTATTAGGATAAGCTGCTATTTTTAAATTTACATTCTCTTTACCTAAGTGATATAAAGGACTAATTATAACATCAACAAAAGAAGCCATATCAATTTTTTCTAATTCCGAAAAATCATCAATAAAGATATATAGTTTGCTACGATTACATATATGTAGTATTTCTTCAATAGAACTAACAACTTCTTTTAAATTAAAATATCTTGCTAAAATATTTGATGTACTTATTTCTTGACTCTCGATATTTTTATTGTTTATCTTAGCATCTATGTTTTGTAAAGCTGCTTTTATTTCAGCTATTGATTCCCTAGTTTCGTTAGTAACAGTATTTTGATTAATTGCTTTACTAATATTTATTAATTCTGGATTTTCTACAATAT
Proteins encoded in this window:
- a CDS encoding DUF6526 family protein, encoding MSNAYVSAERYPSITTCIYEDLKLTHKQVIALRFASDEKYLDLVERARSENLSPDEIKKTVQHWRADHHRVKGAQKKTVLLLRSGSRRTVPKSNDPC
- a CDS encoding sodium-dependent transporter, yielding MSQGLEQQAREQWKSRTGFMLAAMGSAIGLGNIWKFPYITGEYGGAAFIIVYLICIAVIGIPVMLAEFAVGRKTQKDAVGSFQELTPGKPWYVTGIFGVMAAFLILSFYGVVAGWSLSYTTKAMSGDLLSVPAEQMGDHFGGFIGNALSPILWQTLFMAIVIIVVVKGIKEGIEKWNKILMPTLGVLLLILVIRGVTLPGAGEGVAFLFSPDFSALSGEAILVALGHAFFSLSLGMGTMITYGSYVPKNVKLPTAATGVSLADTGFALLAGLAIFPALFAFGMDPGAGPGLIFITLPAVFELMPFGQFFAVLFFLLISVAALTSAISILEVPVAYFMRKFEWTRKKATWILGTIIFLFGIPSSLSLGAWGEFTIFGKVFFDAVDFLASYILLPLGGMFIALFAGWALGKQKSLEIGGFGEGSVWGKLWIFSLRFVSPVLIALVLLYSTGVI
- a CDS encoding ABC transporter ATP-binding protein → MQNETMVDVKGLVKRYGSFVAVNGVAFQVHKGEIFGLLGPNGAGKTTTIEMLVGLRKPDEGTATLAGYDVRKQVNQVKEVIGVQLQSTSLFELLKVEEILHLYASFYPTHVDIPQLISDMLLTEKQNDRIKSLSGGQKQRLAIALALIHDPEIVFLDEPTTGLDPQARRTLWDIVLRLKERGKTVILSTHYMDEAHVLCDRIGIMDQGELIALDTPTNLVKKLQSTSTVEFRLTNPPERKWFMEMDGVEEVSIKDTFVQLYTDDLQLALTSLIQVSSEHNLNIEDLQTRTATLEDVFIHMTGRSLRES
- a CDS encoding ABC transporter permease — protein: MRAYWQLTLAQLRIFARNKQVLFFTLLFPVILMLALGSFVGSGNSLSLTAGIVDLDQTEGSKTLKDLFDKNEGIETTSYEKVQAGKEAVENGDIQLLIAIPKGYEASLKDQNQTFSIPVYYNEKNLSTSELGLTVVNGIIDQYSKKLVDYKPLVTVKKVGIESLNIRYIDFLVPGIVAMMIMNNNMNGVAGQISAWRERGILRRMQGTRLKASTFIAAQITARLLLNGTQALLVVLIADLIFNINVVGSWLAVIFFITLGTLAFMAVGFIIAGIAKNPESAGPIAGFASFPMLFLGGVFFPISNMPDWIQPIVKILPIAHLSSALRETMNIGTPILQLGIETLILGAWLIGGFALASYVFKWE
- a CDS encoding YdiU family protein; translation: MTKPGWNLDNSYARLPKDLYSKIEPLPVRAPELVKLNESLAEELGLNVEDLKSEEGVAVLAGNETPEGAFPLAQAYAGHQFGNFTMLGDGRAMLIGEQNTPDGDRVDIQLKGSGRTPYSRGGDGRAALGPMLREYIISEAMHALRIPSTRSLAVVTTGGQIIREKQLPGAILTRVASSHIRVGTFQYVRGRGNDEDLRALADYTIDRHYPYLKDKGEDRYLILLKEVMKRQAELIAKWQLVGFIHGVMNTDNMTLSGETIDYGPCAFMDTFDAATVFSSIDTQGRYAYRNQPAIGAWNLARLAETLLPLLHEEQDEAVKLAENEIGKFSGFYNAYWLSGMRGKLGIFNEEAEDESLFEDLLKLMQEHEADYTNTFRALTFDNLDDSDLFKAEKFTQWHKHWQERLERQEESKDQAYQLMKDNNPALIPRNHRVEEALEAAVERGDYSVMERLLNALSNPYAYTPEQEEYCAQPPKTDRPYVTYCGT
- a CDS encoding zinc-ribbon domain-containing protein, translated to MNVQGFKNAVDTLRLYHRINNSDFNLSDSDNKTNLIDKLYVDLLPNYGLYGQMISNNTTFLIGRRGTGKSTIFAYAQSQIHQTKENLSVYINAKSVHELSKVENLGIDFNDLNGTLSSTDLRRLLLIRNFLKVFRKSLKDELSRESNGFIEKVNNYFRDKRLQKTLENLDNIVENPELINISKAINQNTVTNETRESIAEIKAALQNIDAKINNKNIESQEISTSNILARYFNLKEVVSSIEEILHICNRSKLYIFIDDFSELEKIDMASFVDVIISPLYHLGKENVNLKIAAYPNRTYFGDLDSGKYDLINIDMFNIYRKDNISSTEKAATTYTQRIIENRINHYCNTSVEEFFDTKSLSIAEYYKLLFHSSMNIVRVLGHILYNCWLSNISQGKKINRSAIELASEKYYLDHTASYFSKNKHSKGVFDDKVDIHVQENLLTSLVQHAQENKYELKNLDNSYFSDLLVVPTSHFLTQPDLDNMLASLEFNGFIHKVNELAAKGRDQKSVKNNTNYLYAFDYGLCVYEKILYGKPEIKDSKFYQQRAFDYTSFILENLKESKQIVCKNCNAKYSIDDLDIFERFKMKCMSCEDGRCQVKYSEELLRLVELEIEHAIWTKDEIEILQAIHLFNINNPSTKITASMIAEEIDRTHQFVAWRCKELATDGFMYRKDGNPYTYEIPSETVVKLKDMGIIDKANTNL